Part of the uncultured Cohaesibacter sp. genome is shown below.
GGCCATCGTGCTGGAAGTCTGCCCCCATTCCAACGTGGCGCTCGGCCTCTATCCGACCCTTGCCGAGCATCCGCTGCCAATCTTGATCGAGGCCGGTGTGCTGACGACCCTGTCGTCGGATGATCCGCCCTTCTTCTCCACTTCGGTCGGCAAGGAATACGACGAGATGGCGGTAGCGAACGGCTGGGACCGGGAAACCATGAAAGGCTTTACCCGTCGGTCGCTGGAAGCGGCCTTTCTGGACGAGGCAACAAGAGCGCAGCTGCTGGACCGTCTTGACCGCAGCTGACCGGGTCGCCCACCCGCAAGGCATGGCCCGCGAGCCCAGCCCAAAAAGGTGGATCTGTTAGGATTATGCCCAGAAACCGGTTCATCAATCCGCATGCTTTTGTGCCCTTTGCTTGCCCTCTGCGCGCTGCTTGGGCTAAAAGAGGCGAAATTGCACCATAGAACAAAGGAATCGGGCCATGCAGCAGGTAACAGTCGTCGATCATCCGCTTGTCCAGCACAAGCTCACCATCATGCGCGACAAGGACACGTCCACCGCGTCATTTCGTCAGTTGCTGCGGGAGATTTCCCATCTGTTGTGCTATGAAGCAACGCGCGAACTGGAAATGACCAGCAAGCTGATCGAAACGCCCCTCATGGAAATGAGAGCGCCGACCCTTGCCGGCAAGAAACTGGTGTTTGCCTCGATCCTGCGTGCAGGCAACGGCCTGCTGGAAGGGATGCTTGATCTGGTGCCGTCCGCCCGCGTGGCTCATGTCGGCCTCTATCGCGACCCGGTGACCTTCGAGGCCGTCGAATACTACTTCAAGGCCCCGGAAGATCTCGAAGACCGTCTGGTCATTGCTGTCGACCCGATGCTGGCCACTGCCAATTCGGCAGTTCTGGCCATCAACAAGCTCAAGGAGCGCGGCGCCCAGAACATCCGCTTCGTTTCCCTGTTGGCTGCACCGGAAGGCATCAAGGCCTTCACGACTGCCCACCCGGACGTGCCGGTGATCACCGCTGCCATTGACAAGAAGCTGAACGAGAAGAACTACATCCTGCCAGGTCTCGGTGATGCTGGCGACCGCATGTATGGCACGAAATAACAGCTGTCGGGGCTTCGGCCCTGTCTTGAGACGATAACAGGGCCTGTCTTCAGGCCTTGTTTACCATTGATGCGGAAAAAGGCGTGCACGTGCCCTCTTCTTAACCGGAGGTAGGGCAATTGGCGGCATCAATGACGAGGTCTGGACAATCGGAGACCTGATGCATGGCACGCCTCATTCTCATCGCTCTTGTGGCTGTGGCCGCCTTCACCATGCTGCCCGGGGTGGCGACCGAATGGCTGGTGGCCCGCGGCTACATGGTGCGCAGCGCTGATGGGTCCCTGCTCAGTGCCCAATCCACTGAAGGCAACACCCGGACTGCCGCTCCAACCCATGCCAATTACAATGGCGTACGCCGTGCCGTGCTGAAACCCGGGCCCGGTGGGCATTTCCTGGCCAGAGCCCATATCAACAGCAAGGTCGTCGAGGCAATGATCGACACCGGAGCCACCATGGTGGCGTTGACCTATCAAGACGCAAGGCGGCTGGGCCTGCGGCTCGACAGCCAGGACTTCCGGTTTGGTGTCCAGACCGCCAACGGCACAGTCCGGTATGCCCGGACGCGCATCCGCTCCATCAGGATTGATCAGGTCGAGGTGAAGAATCTCGATGTCATTGTGGCTCCGAAAGGAGCCCTTGGCATGACCCTCATCGGAATGAGCTTTCTTGGCAAGCTCAAGACCTTCCGCATGGAACGCGGGCGGCTCGTGCTGGAAAGCTGAGACGCCCGGCATGGCTCAGAAGCTGTGATCGTGCGGTCAGATTGCGAAGCCGTGGGCTCGAAGGTCTTCGGCAAGCCCGAACGGGCTCTTGAAGTGATGGGCAAACATTCCGACCGCGCGCGCTGCTTCCACATTGGGCAGACTGTCATCGATGAACAGACAATCGGACGCCTCGAGATTGTTGCGTTCAAGCAGACACCGGAAGATGGCGGCATCCGGCTTGACGACCTTTTCATCGCCTGAGACCACAACATCGCGGAACTGCTTGAGGGTCGGGAAGCGCTCCTGGCATTCCCGGAAGGTGTCGGCTGCAAAATTCGTAATTGCATAGATCGGCACATTCATTTCCTGTAGCCGTTCCTTGATCAGCACGGTTCCCGCGATGACGCCCGGCACCATGTCGTGCCAGCGGTTGCGATAGGCACGGATTTCCTCTTCATAGTTGGGATGCGCCTTGACGAGCATTTCGATGGCTTCTGCCCAATCACGGCCAAGATCCTGTTGCAGGTTCCAGTCATGCAAGCCTGTTTCTTCCGTAAAGCGGTCAATCTCTTCCTTGCTGGCGAAATAGGATTCATAAAGAAAGTGCATGTCCCAACGGATGAGCACATTGCCGATATCGAAAACAACAATCGATGGATTTTTTGTCATGAGGGGCTCGCTATTCGATCAGGTGTAATATAGCCAAGGTTATTGATTTGATCCGGGTGGCGTAACATCCCAAGATGTCCATTATATGATTCGCACAATCCTTTGCTGGGGGATACCTAATTTATATGTTCAAGGCGGTTTCTGGCGGTTTGGTCGCATATGGCGGAAATAGCGCATATCGGCGACTTTCTGGCAAATTGACGAAGACACTTCTTGCGATGGTTCTGGCTGCTGGCGCCGGGCTGGTTTCCTCTGGTGGCCTGCTGGCCCAGGAAGGAGTGGAACGTCACGCGCTCGAAGCGCTGGATGATGCGACGCGGAATGCCCTGCCTTCGCAGTTTCCGGCAACCGATGCGGCGCCGCTGCCTGATACCGGCTCCATCATCGACCGGACAGCACCGGACCCGAGCAACACGATCGAGCTTCTCGACAACAAGCCGCCCCTGCGTATCGGCCTTGTTGCTGAACGCGGTGCCAGCTATCTACAGGCTCGCATCGAGCCCTTCAGATCATACCTGCAGGAAAGCCTGTCGCGACCGGTGGAAGTCGTCGCCTTCAACTCGATGACCACTCTGATGGCCGCCCATATCAGTCATCAGGTCGACTATTCGATCTATCCTGCCAGCATTTTTTCCATGGCCTATGCCTCCTGTGGTTGCCTGACCCCGATGGTGGCCCCGGTTTCGCGGGAAGCGCCCGATGGCGTCTACATGGTGCTCGTGGTGCGCGGAGCAAGTGGCATCAAGAGCCTGGCCGATCTCTCTGGCCGATCCATGGCGCTCTCCTCCAAGAATGGCGCAATACCCTTCTACATGGCGATGAATGAGTTGAAAAAATCCGGCCTCAATCCCGAGCGGGATCTGGCCTCGCTGGTAGGCAGGGACAATCCGGGCGATGCCCTGGCCCTGCTGGAGGATGGCACGGTGGACGCTGCACTGGTCTGGTCGACCACCCCCTTCAACCAGTCGCTCTTCACCAGTGAAGGCGCAATCTCGGCCTATGCCCGGAGCCGCAGCGGCCGTGGCGGCGATGCCACAAACCCCGATTTTCTCTCGATCTGGCATTCGCCCGCAGTCCCGGCAGGCCCCCATGTCATCCATGATGAGGTCTCCAAGCAGGATCGCGCAGACTTGATCAACGCCCTCAAGGAGATGAGCAAAGTTGATCCGGCTGCCTACGACGCGGTAGAGCGGCGCTATGATGGTGGATTCAGGAGCGTGGAGTTGAAGGACTATGAGCCGCTGATCGAGATTGCCACAAAGCGCTGAGCCATGCCGATCCCGTGGCGGGTCTTAATTGCAGGTCACCTTGTCGGAGTTCCGGGGCGCAAAGATTGCCGTATCCCGGAAGGTCATGTCCATGAAGCCGGAACTGGTACCATAGAAGCTGGAATTCTTGGTGAAGGCCTCATAATCCACTTCGCTGGCCGACATGAGATAGAAGCTGTTGGCTATCTTGAGGCCATCCGGCAGGGAGGCGGGATCGATCGCTGCGTCGCCGAAGGAACATACAAGGTTGACCCGTCCTGCGCTGTCCACCTCAACGCCGATCAGCCCGATCCTGCGCGTAAACCCGTCATAGGGGAACATCATCCGGTCGGCGATGTCTCCGAAAGTGGCCCAGTCCGATGCTGTGATATTGTCATCCTGAGCCGCCAGATTGGCGAGGGCCGAGGCCAGATGGGAGGATTTCCGTTTGGTCAGAACCGCTCCGTTTAACTCCCATGACCCGAGCAGCAGTACGGCCATCAGTGGCAGGACCAACGCGAATTCGACGGAAACCACGCCTCGCTCATCCTTGCGCAAGCGATTGAGAAGGGAGTGTAATGTCGAAAGAAAGGTCATCGTGGTTGCCTGCGTGATACGAAATACGTGATCAGTGAATGGTTCGGAGTTTGATTTGCGCAGAGGCCCTATTCATAAGGTTCGCTGCGAAACACCATCACGGTAGAGAGCGTGAACTGCGGTCCATTGGTGGCATCAAGCAGGGAAAACAGGCTGTTGACCGACGACATGGGCAAATAGGCCTTGACGATGACATAGTCGCTGGGATCTCCGGGGTCATATTGCTCTCTCGTTGGATCGAGAACTCCATTGGTGACCGGTGCATCGGTATCGAGATTGGAAATGTCCGGGTCACTGGTTACATCCACCACGATATCGGCAAGGCATGTCTGTACGGGAATGGCCACAGAGCCACAGATCAGGCCCTTGAAGTCATCCTTGGTCATGCCGGACGATGCGACTTCGCCGATGCGGATCTGTCGCCCCGCGATCTGGGCGGCATCCTCGAGTGTGTTCGAGGTTATATAGACATAGCCGATGCCCAACAGGGCGTAGAGAAAGGCGAAAAAGGGAAGGGCCAGCACGGCAAACTCGATGGCCGTGGCACCGCTCGTGTCGCCCAGGAAACGGCAGCAAGGCTTTTGCAGCACGCTGCACACTGTCAGCCTCTGTTTGAATGATGCTATTCTGAAGAAAGGTTTCATGGTTCCTCCCTCTCTTCTCGACCCGGGGCCGAAAAGGACAGGCTGATGGCATCGCGGCAATGGATCACTGGAAGAAAATCGGGTGTATCCCTTTAAAGCTCCGCAAAAGAATGGCAGAAAAGCGTTTATGAATAATTGGTAAAACTGGTTAATTCAGCCGGAGAGGCGAGGACGATGACCAATCTGATTGGTTCGGGTCCACCCCGACCAACAGCCCGCTTATAAGCCAGCTCGTCACACTGCCATTGACTGGAGGCTGCCTACTTGAGTTCCGGAGAAACCGGCTGCTCCTGGGACCCCGTGTTGTAGACACTGATCGATTGCGCCAGTTCGTTCAATTTTTCGGTCTTGTCACCAATCCGGTAAACCGGCTCGCAATCGGGATTGCAGTGAAGCGTAACGCGATCGGCTCCCTTGTAGACGGTCACCGAGCTTTCCAGTGCTGAGGATACGCTAAGCAGTTCGTCGGCGATAGGCTCGCCCGCAGAGTCCAGAACGATGAGATTGGTCGTGCCATATTGCTTGCCTGTTATGATCAGGGTTTGACTGTCCTTGATGGTGGCATCGGCAATGGCCGGGTTGCCGATGATGACCATGGCCGCCGGGCGCGAAACGCGCATGACCTTGGCACGGTCCAGTTTGACGTCAATCATCGGATAGGACTGCTCTGCCAGGGCGGAATGAACCATTGTAAAAAAGCCGACTGCAAATAATGCATAGACTGCTTTGGCGAATTTCATGTTTCATCTCCATGGGGCAGGGTGTCGTGACGTTCTATCCGGGCACCACATCACCGCAATAGACTGGACAAAAATGGTGAAGGAAGCCTTAAGGGTAGCTTTTTGCAAGCATGGAACGTCAGGACAGCAAAGTACTTGAGATATTAAGGTCTGTGAATGTCTGTCAGAAATTGACTGATATTGAGTTGAATTTATGTATTAATACATTATTATCCATCATTATCTGAGAAATATTTAATATTTTTAAAATTGAACAAGTTAAATTATAAATATATATAACGAATGAACCCGGAATTTCGTAGTATTTTTTTAACCAAAACTTTTAGCCATACGGTTTTGGGAGAATTTAAACTGCAGATTTAACTGGATGGAAAGACTTGTTGGATAAAAGTGTCATTGTTCGAAGGGAACAACAAAATCGCAAAAAGCGAAGACCCAAGAACATTGAGCTGTCAAAATGTGGAATTTAGGAGTCCAACATGAAAAAGTTTTCTCACTTCCTTAAAGACGAATCCGGTGCAACCGCTATCGAATACGCCCTTCTTGCTGGTCTGATCGGTGTGGGCATCGTTGCCGCTGCCGGTACCCTGAAGGACGCGATCGTCGCCCTGTTTGGCCGTATCGAAACCGCTCTGGGTACAGTTGCTCCTTGATGTGGAGTTTCGTGGTCTTTCAGGAATGAAGGATCTTGCAATGAAAGGCTGCCCGAAAGGCGGCCTTTTTTTGAATTTAATGAAATAATTCAATGATTTGATAACCTTTCCGGGCGACAATTCGTGCGTCTGGAATTGGCCGTTACGGGCCGCGCAGGACTTAGGGAAGAGGCGTTAGGGCTTCATCCTGACTGAAAAGGGGAAGGATCGAGACATGATAAACACCTTGTTTGGCTGGGGCCTCATATTGTTTGCTCCGCTCGTGTTCGCCTATGCGGCCAGCTCGGATCTGTTCAGCATGCGCATTTCCAACCGCCTGGCGCTGATCTTCCTTGCCGCCTTTCCTCTCTTTGCCTATGGCATTGGCATGAGCTGGCAAGACGGGTTCGCCCATCTCGGTGTGGGACTTCTGACCTTTGTCATTGTCTATGTGCTCTGGATGTCAAAATGCATCGGTGGTGGTGACGCCAAATTCGCAGCGGTGGCCGCAGTCTGGATGGGACCTGAATTCACGATCCTGTTTTTCGCCCTCACCTCGATCTATGGCGCGATCATGGCGCTGGCCTTCATTGCGATGCGGTCGCGCTTTCTGCCCGGCTTCATGGTCAAAATGGATTGGGTCATGCGTCTGCATACGGTCAAACGCATCCCCTATGGTCTTGCCCTGGGGGCCGCCGGCCTGCAAATCTATTCCATATCGGGCTGGATGGCTGCCGGTATCAAGCTGGCCATTTCCTGATCAGAACAGGTTGCCATGGACGTTTACGGGCAGCCTCTCCCTGTGAAGTCATACCTTCCAGATGTTGGCGCACGTCATCAAGGCGTGCGTTTTGCTATTTGATGGTCCTTCTGCGCCAAAGGCCCGCCCGGGGGCCGGTGCGCATGGATGGTCCGGTTTCTCCCCGTTATCAGTGTCGTTCGGCAGATGGCTCAAAAGCGGCCAGTCGGGCTCGCGACTGACGTTTTTGCGAAATTAAGGTCATATTAAGCAAAGACGCTTACCTGTCGTTAACCATAAGTGATGGACACTGGCCGCGAGCGCTTTTGCGCCCGCAGACCATTTGATGCCTGAAACGCATGGGAACCAGGACATGAAACTAGCGCGTATTGCTGTCATTGTTGTTGCACTGGTCGCAGGACTGTTCGCACTGGTCCTGGCCAAATCGCTTGGCACCAAGACAGAGGTCGTGGAAGTTCAGCCCGCTGCACCGGCCGAGACAATTGATCTCACCGAAGTGCTGACTGCATCCAAAAATGTGTCATTGGGTGAAAGTTTCACGGCAGATCTGTTTGTATGGCGCAAATGGCCCAAGGCGAGCACGGCACCGGGCTATATCACCCGCGATGTCCGGCCTGATGCAGACAGTGAACTGGTTGGTGCCGTTGCGCGCGGATCCTTTCTGGAAGGCGAGCCGATCAACGAGGGCAAGTTGGCCATCGGCGGCAAGGGCATGATGTCCTCTGTGTTGCCCAAGGGCTATCGCGCGGCCGCAACGCCCATTTCCGCAGCGACCAGCGCCGGGGGGTTCATTCTGCCCAAGGACAAGGTGGATGTGATCCTTACCCAGCAGAGCAACAAGAATGTCTCCTCTGAAACGATTTTGACCAATGTTCGCGTGCTCGCCATCGACCAGACCACCGAGGAAAAAGACGGGGTCAAGGTTGTCGTCGGCGAAACCGCCACGCTGGAGCTTCTACCCCAGCAGGTGGAGACGCTGACCGCTGCGCAAGCCGAGGGAAGCATTTCACTGGTGCTGCGCTCGCTGGAGGATGCGGATGACAATACCGAGGTTTCCGACGCCAATAGCGGCACGATCATTCTGGTCCGCTCAGGCACGATGACGAAGAGGACGGTGAAGCAATGATCAGCGTTTCGAAAGACTGGAAGATGGTCAGGAACCCTCGGAGATCCTTTGTGCGTTGCGGAAAGCACCTTGCGCGAAGCGCAGTTGTCGGGGCAATTGCAATTGCCTGTCTGACGGTGGTTGCTCTGGTGGCTCCGGGTTCCGGGGCCTTTGCCGGCTCTGAGATGAGCATCAAGGCAGCCAGTGCCAACGGGCGCGCCATCGAGGTCGGGCTTAACAAATCCATTGTCATCGAGACGCCGCGCGATGTGCGCGATGTGCTGGTTTCCAGCCCGACCATCGCTGACGCAGTTGTCCGGACGCCACGGCGGGTCTATGTGCTGGGCATGCAGATCGGTCAGGCAAACGTCATTCTGTTCGACGGCAACGGCAACCAGATCGTCAGCTTCGACGTCAATGTGGCCCGCGACAATGCCTCTCTTGCCGCTCTGTTGCGCCGCATGATCCCGTCCTCCGACATCCGTGTCGACGGTGTGGGAGATGGCGTGGCCCTGTCCGGTTCAGTCGAAAAGCCCGGTGATGCGGAAAAGGCCATGGATCTGGCTGCGAGCTACGTGGGCGATCGCAAGAAAGTCAACAATTACATCTCGGTACAGGCCGGTGAACAGGTGCAGATCCGCGTGACCGTTGCAGAAGTCGAGCGCACGGTGGTCAAGCAGCTGGGCATCAACATCGGCGGGACCTTGCAGCGTGGTATCTTCTCGACGTCCGGCACCATCAGCAATCCCTTTTCCGTCGCCCTTCAGAACCTCTCGGATACATCCATGAGCATGACGCTCGGGGGTACATCCAACAATTTCACCGGATCGCTGGAAGCGATGGAGCGCAACGGCCTCGTCCGTACGCTGGCCGAACCGAATCTGACGGCGATCTCGGGCGAGAAGGCCGACTTTCTGGCTGGTGGTGAATATCCGATCCCGACCGGATACGAAAACGGCAACATCTCCATCGAATACAAGCCCTACGGTGTTGCGCTGTCTTTCCGCCCGATCGTCATGTCGGAAAACCGCATAAGCCTGCAGATCAAGTCCGAGGTTTCGGAAATCTCGTCTGACCAGACCATCACGCTGGGATCGGCCGACAACCAGATCACCGTTCCGGGTCTGAGAACCCGCCGGTCCTCGACCACTCTTGAGCTGCCTTCCGGCGGCACGATGGCCATGGCCGGTCTGTTGCGCGACGACTTGCGCAAGAATATCGACGGCTTCCCCTATCTCAAGGATCTGCCGGTTCTTGGCGCCCTGTTCCGCTCGCGTGACTACAAGCGCAACCAGACGGAACTGGTGTTCTTCGTAACGCCCTACATCGTAAAGCCGATCGCCAAATCAAAGACGGCGTTGCCTACCCAGAATGTCCAGCCATCCTCGGACATGAACGACATTTTCCTTGGTGCTCTGACCCGTCGCTATGACATGTCGGGCGGCGGTCGGCGCGGTATCAAATACAGCGGCCGCTTTGGCTACAGCTATGAGTGAGGGCCGGGCAATGGTCAAACAGACGTGGATCGAACCAATGCATCAGACAAGACAACATGGCAAGCGGGGCCTCGTGCTCAGAGGAGCTGCTCTGGCCGCCTGCGCCCTCATGCTGGTGGCATGTGAGTCCAAGAAGGAAATAACCGGATCGGTTTCGCAGGACTACCGCCAGCGCCATCCGATCACCTTGCAGCAATCGGCTCGGGTGATTGACATTCCTGTTGGCATGCACAGCGAAAAGCTGACCCCGTCTTCCCAGTCGGCACTCGCCTCCTTTGCTCGCGACTTCCATCGTGACCGGGCATCCGTGGTTCAGGTCATGGTGCCTTCGGGAGCCAGCAACGAAATGAACGCCGGCTACATGGCGAGGGAAATTCGCACCAGTCTCATGCGTGAGGGAGTGAAGCCCGCGCAGATCGATCTGTTCCCTTACACGGCAGCGGCGGCAACCGATGCGCCGATCCGTCTGGCCTATCCTCGCGTTGAGGCAAAGACGCTGGCTTGTGGCACCCAGCCGGAAACACTGACAGATGGATATGAAAATCTGCAGAATTTCGACTTCGGCTGCACCACCCAGCAGAATCTGGCTGCGGTGGTTGCCAATCCTCAGGACCTGATCCAGCCACGGGGCTGGGAGGCTCGCGATGCCATGCGCCGGTCTTCCGTGACCGAAAGCTATCGCAACGGTGATCCGACCTGGTCCGAAGACCTTGATGCAAACTCCGGTACGAGCTCGGAGGTCAACAAATGAGTGAGCAACAGATCCCAGCTGTTGGTTTCGAAGAGGACTATGAACTGCAGGCCTTCAAGCAGGAGCTGTCTGACGGCCTGACCGAAGGATTGACCGATATCCGGCCACTTCCGCGCGTGTCCATCACCGCCTTTTGCGAAACGCCTCAGATCCAACTGGTCATCGACGCCATGGGCAGTGACAGGCGTCTGTCGCGGGTGCACCTCAAGTCCGTCTCCGGCGGTCTCAGGTCGGCCATCGAGTTTTTCTCGGAGACCCCGACCCCCAATCTCATCCTGATGGAAGCCAACCAGAGCTACGATGAACTGATTGCAGATCTCGACCGGCTGGCCGAGGTCTGCGATGTCGGTACCAAGGTGGTGCTGATTGGCCACGTCAATGATGTGCAGATGTATCGCGACCTTGTGCGACGGGGTGTATCCGAATATATCGTTGCGCCGGTCGGGCAGATCGAACTGATCCAGGCCCTCAGTGATCTTTTTGCCAATCCGGGCGCCGAACCCCTGGGCAAGACCATTGCCTTCATGGGAGCCAAGGGGGGCGTCGGGTCATCCACCATGGCGCACAATATCGGCTGGTCTATCAGCACGAGCAATCAGCAGGATGTGATCATCTCCGACTTCGATGTTGCCTTTGGCACCACCGGGCTGGACTTCAATCAGGATCCACCGCAGACGATTGCCGATGCGATCAAGGCCGGGGAGCGGCTGGACGACCAGTATCTGGAACGTCTGCTGACCCGCTGTGGTGATCGGCTCAGCCTGTTGACAGCACCGGCGGTGTTGGACAACACCTGCGATTATGAGGGCGAATTCTTCAGCCAGATGGTTGATCTGCTGCAGAACAGCGCCCCCTATACCGTGCTCGATCTGCCCCATGTCTGGACCGACTGGAGCAAGCATCTGCTGCTGGGTGCCGACGAGATTGTTATCACGGCCGTGCCGGACCTTGCGAACCTGCGCAACGTCAAGAATTTGTTCGACATGATTGATCAGGAACGGCGCGGCGATCGCCCTCCGCACCTCATCATCAACCAGACCGGCATGCAGAAGCGACCCGAAATCAAGGCCAAGGATTTTGCCGCCGCTCTCGAACGCGATGTGTTCATCGAAGTGCCGTTCGATCCGGCCACCTTTGGCCTCGCAGCCAACAACGGCCAGATGATCAGCGAACTGGGGTCCAACGGCAAGCTTGTGGAGCTGTTCGACCGTCTGGCCTCCGATATTACCGGGCGCTCCGAAGCGCCCAAGACAAGCAAGTCCCTTTTTGCTCCGCTGTTGGGGAAACTGAAGAAATCGAAATAGTATCTGGTTGGTAAACGATGTTCGGAAAACGTGGGACAGAGAGCGCCAAGATCCCGGCGCCAGTGAGCAAGGCCAAGGCAGGACCTTCAAAGCCGGCGTCTGCAAAGCCGTCTCCGAAGAAGGATGATGACGCCTACAAGCAGGCGGTGGAGGTGAACTATCAGCCGATTGAGGATAGCGCCGCGTCCAACCGCTCCGAGCAGTATTTCGATATCAAGACGTCCGTTTTCGGTGCCCTGATCGACACCATTGATCTGGCGCAGATGGCGCGCCTTGACGCAGATTCTGCCCGCGAGGAAATTCGCGACATCGTGTCCGAAATCATCGCGCTGAAGAATATCGTTCTCTCGATTGCCGAGCAGGAAGACCTGCTCGATGACATCTGCAACGATGTGCTTGGCTACGGACCGCTTGAGCCGCTTCTGGCCCGCGACGACATCGCCGACATCATGGTCAATGGTGCGGAGAAGACCTACATCGAAACCC
Proteins encoded:
- a CDS encoding AAA family ATPase — encoded protein: MSEQQIPAVGFEEDYELQAFKQELSDGLTEGLTDIRPLPRVSITAFCETPQIQLVIDAMGSDRRLSRVHLKSVSGGLRSAIEFFSETPTPNLILMEANQSYDELIADLDRLAEVCDVGTKVVLIGHVNDVQMYRDLVRRGVSEYIVAPVGQIELIQALSDLFANPGAEPLGKTIAFMGAKGGVGSSTMAHNIGWSISTSNQQDVIISDFDVAFGTTGLDFNQDPPQTIADAIKAGERLDDQYLERLLTRCGDRLSLLTAPAVLDNTCDYEGEFFSQMVDLLQNSAPYTVLDLPHVWTDWSKHLLLGADEIVITAVPDLANLRNVKNLFDMIDQERRGDRPPHLIINQTGMQKRPEIKAKDFAAALERDVFIEVPFDPATFGLAANNGQMISELGSNGKLVELFDRLASDITGRSEAPKTSKSLFAPLLGKLKKSK